From Gemmatimonadaceae bacterium:
GGGGGAGCGCACATGCACCTTGTGCGGGCGCCCTTCGCCGGTACTGACGCAGTAGAACCCGAGTTCGCCGTTCGCCCCTTCGTGCGCCACGTAGATGTCACCGGCCGGCACCACCGGCCCTTCCATCACGAGCTTGAAGTGGTTGATGAGCGATTCGATCTCGGTGTAGACCAGCTGCTTCTCGGGGAAGACGCAGCGGCGGTCGTCCACCATGATCGGCCCATCCGGCACCATGTCGATGAGCTGACGAATCATGTACACCGATTCGTCCATCTCGCGCATGCGCACGTAGTAGCGATCGTAGTTGTCGCCCTTGATCCCCACCGGCACGTCAAAATCGAGCTCGCCGTAGGCGAGGTACGGCATGTCCTTGCGCAGGTCGCGGGCGGCGCCGGTGCTGCGGAGGATCGGGCCCGTGAAGCCCCAATGAATCGCGTCCTTGGTGCTGATCACGCCCACATCGCGCATGCGATCGATGAAGATGCGGTTCCGATCGACCAGCCCGTGCACGCGCTCGATGTACTCCTCGTAGTCCTTGAGGATCTCGGTCAGGCGCTCGAACCACCCGGCCGGCACATCGAAGGCCAGCCCGCCGATCCGACCGAATGTGTAGGTCACGCGCGCGCCGGTGATCGCGGCCAGATGCTCGTACATCGAGTCGCGCACCGTGACGAGATACAGGAATGCCGTCATGGCCCCCAGCTCCATGAGCTGCGCAGCCACACAGGTCAGGTGGTCGGCCAGTCGCGAGTATTCGGCGAGCAGCGTGCGCAGGTACTTGGTGCGGGGCGTGATCTCGATGCCCATGAGCTGCTCGACCGCATCGCAGTACGCGAAGTTGTTGATCAGCGCCGAGCAGTAGTTCAGCCGGTCCACATACGGGATGAGGTTGTGCCAGGTGTGATCCTCGCACTCCTTCTCGAAGCCGCGATGCAGATAGCCGCAGTGCACATCAGTGCGCAGCACCTTTTCCGCATCCAGCTCGGCGATGATCTGCACGGTGCCATGCGTGGCCGGATGCGACGGGCCGAGGTTCACGATGACCGTGTCCTCGCGCGACGCCGTGAGCGTCGTCGAGACCGGATTCGGAATCGGCGGGCGGGGGATCGGGCTAGCGGACAAGGGCGCTCTGCGGCGGACGGTACGGCACGAGGGGCTGCTCCGCCTGCTTCGGATAATCCTTGCGCAGGGGGTGCCCGACGAAGCCCTCGTAGAGGAGAATGGGACGGAGATCACCGTGCCCGCGGAACTGGATGCCGTACATGTCGTGGCATTCGCGTTCCATGTAGGCAGCCGACCCATAGAGCGGCGTCAGCGAGTCCACCGTGGGGTCCTCGGCGGTGACGCGCGTCTTGAGGCGCACGCGGACATGCGCCGTGGTCGAGAGGAAGTGGTAGACCACTTCGAAACGGCGCGCGGCCTCGGGCCAGTCCACGGCGGTCACGTCGAGGAACAGGTCGAAACCAAATTCATCGCGCAGGCGCGTCGCGACCGGCAGGAGCTGCTCCGGCATGAGCTCGAAGACCAGGATGTGGTGCTGCACGCCGCGGCAGACGATCGGCGTCTCGGCACTCACCGGGCCCTCGTGCCCCGCTTCGCCGGGGGAGAGCTGCTGGCGCAGCCGGTCGAAGAGTGGGGCAGTCACGTCAGAATCGGTCGTTGATGATGGGGTGGCGGCTGTTGGCGATCTTTTCCTGCAGCCGCATGATCCCGTCGATGACCATCTCCGGTCGGGGCGGACAGCCCGGGACATAGATGTCCACCGGGATGATCCGGTCGATCCCCGGCAGCGACGCGTAGTTCTGATAGAACCCGCCCGTGCTCGCGCAGACGCCGAAGGCCATCACCCACTTCGGCTCGCACATCTGCTCGTAGACCTTGAGGAGAATGGGCGCCTGCTTCTGGGTCACCGTACCGACCACCATGAGCAGGTCGGCCTGGCGCGGCGAAAAGCGCGGGAGCGCGGCGCCGAAGCGGTCGGTGTCGTAGTTGGACGCACTGACCGCCATGAACTCCATGGCGCAGCAGGCCGTGACGAACGGATAGGGGAAGAGCGAGAACTTGCGCGCCCAGCCGATCAGCTCATCCTTGCGCGTCGTGAGGAACTCGAACGCGCCGTCTTTCTGATGCGTCGCCGCCTTGGTCGCGAGTGGTGCATGCGCGCCCGTATCGACGATGGGAAGCCGCTTGCCGTACATCCGCTACTCCGTCACCGCTTCGAGGATGCGTGCCTTGTAGACATAGAGCAGGCAGAGCACCAGCAACGCGGTAAACAGGAAGAAGGTGAACATCATGAAGCCCGAGAGCGGTCGCGCTCCCAAGGTCCAGATGAACAGGAACATGGTTTCGAGATCGAACAGGATGAACAGAATGGCGACCGCGTAATACTTGATCGGCACCGCCTTCACGTTCAGGACGTCCACCACCGTGGCGCCGCACTCAAAGGGCTCGAGCTTCGTGGTCGTCGCGGTCGGCTTGGGGCCGAGCACCGCGTTGAGCGACAGCGCCAGGCCGACAAAGCCGACGATCGCGACCAGATAGAGCAGAAATGTGACGTAGGGTGTCATCGCACAGCGGGGGGAGTGGGCCGCGCAAGTGCCGGGCGCTATAGGACTTATCAGTCCGATCTCACAGTCCGTTTTGGCACTCGTCAACCAGCGCCGTCAACGTGCCCATGGGTACGGGCAGAGTCAAGCAGGGAATAACCGGCTATCTCATATGACTAGGCCGGTCCGGACTGCGCATATACCGGTCCGGGAATCTTTCCGGTGACGAGAGCGTCTCGGCCGCTGTTGCGGGGGGTGGAGCGCCGTTGGCCGAACCGGTTTGAAACGGGGACCAGCCGCTCCGTATTTGTACCAGTTGGGTCCCCAGTTGGAAACGAACCGGTGTGTCGCCACATTTCGCCCCCCAGCGACCTGGGCCGGACTTCCCGCATGTCCGGCTTCCAGCGCTGGTCGTCTCACCCTCATTCCCTCCAAAGGAAACGGTTGATGTCCTTCCCTTCCCTCCCTCGCCTCATGCGTCGCCTCCGGGCTGCGGGGCTGGCCCTGCCAGTGCTCGCGTTCCCGGTCGTCGCCCAGGCGCAGACCGGTACGATCACCGGCAAGGTGACGGATGCCGCCAGCAAGGCCCCCATTGCTGACGCACGCATTCAGATCACCGGTACGGCGTTCGGTACGCAGACCAACGCCGAAGGCGATTATCGCCTCACCGCCGTCCGCGCCGGCATGGTGCAGATCTCGGTCCTCCGGCTCGGCTACAAGTCCACGCGCGACTCGATCCGTGTGGCGGATGGCCAGTCGGTCACGCTGAACATCAAGCTCGAGCAGTCGGCGATCAACCTCTCGGAAGTCGTCGTCACCGGTACGGCCGGTAACCAGGAGCGTAAGGCGCAGTCGGCGCTCGTCGCCTCCGTGAAAGCGGCGGACATCATCAAGGACGCCCCGATCACCAACGTGGCCAGCATGCTGCAGTCGCGCGTCCCGGGTGTCGCGCTCTCGGCGCAGTCGGGCACGAAGGGTGTGGCGACGAGCATCCGCATCCGCGGCGCGTCGTCGATCAACCTCTCGAACCAGCCGCTCATCTTCATCGACGGCGTGCGCCTCAATGAAGGCTTCATCGGCGCGAACCAGTCGGGTCAGTCGTTCGACCGTTTCAACGACCTGAACCCGGAAGAGATCGAGAGCATCGAAGTCGTGAAGGGCCCGGCCGCCGCGACGCTGTACGGCGCCGACGCCTCGGCCGGCGTGATCCAGATCATCACCAAGAAGGGCAAGGCCGGCTCGAGCACGTTCACGCAGAACGTCCGCGCCGAGCAGAGCACGTCCGACAAGAACTTCTCGCCCCCGTCGAACTACGCGCTGTGCACGGCGGCGGCCGTCGCCGCGACGTCGACCAACCCGCTCTGCCGCGGCAAGGCGGTGGGTGACCTGGTGAGCGACAACCCGCTCGAGCGTGTCAACGCCTTCCAGCAGGGCGAAGGCCGCATCGTGAACTGGAACGGGCGTGGCGGTGGCCAGAACTACGGCTACAACCTCTCGTACGGCTCGGACAACACGTTCGGCGTGCTGCCGAACAACCGCTTCAACCGCTACAACATCCGCACGAACGCCAACTACATCGCCAACTCGAAGCTCAACTTCGACGCCGGCCTTGGCCTCGTGCAGACGCAGGTTGACCTGCCGGACAACGACAACAACATCTTCGGCTGGCTCGGCGGCGCGATGCTCGGCTCGCCGCTCACGCGCAATGACTCGCCGACGGGTCAGGCGACGAACGACGGCTGGTTCTCGCGTCGTCACTACAACGCCATCGCGTCCAAGCAGAATCGCCTGCTCACGAAGCGCGTCACGAGCTCGCTGACGGCCAACTACGCGCCGACCACCTGGTTCACGAACCGCTTCATCGGCGGTATGGACTACTCCGGTGAACTCACGGACTTCTTCCAGCCGAAGAACGACTCGCTCTGGTGGGGCGGCCTGAACGACGGCGGCAACCGTGCGATGGCCTCGCGTGGCGCCGAGCGTTACACGTTCGACTACAGCGGCAACATGAAGAAGAACTGGGCCATGGACATCGAAAGCAATCTGTCCTTCGGCCTGCAGGTGATCTCGTCGCGCAACCAGGTCGTGAGCTCGACGGGTACGGGCTTCGTGACGAACGCCAACAACTCGATCGGCTCGGCTGCCATCAACACCGGCAGCAGCGGCTTCACCGAGCAGCGCCAGTACGGCTACTTCGGGCAGCTGCAGCTTGGCTCGGCCAACCGTCGCTTCATTCAGCTCGGCGCGCGCGTTGACCGCAACTCGTCGTTCGGTTCGCAGTCGCCGTCCTTCTTCCTGCCCAAGATCGGCGGTACGTGGACGATCTCGGAAGAAGACTTCTTCCAGCCGCTCTCGCGCTATGTGAGCCAGCTGCGTGTCCGTGCCTCGTGGGGTACCACGGGCCGGTCGCCTGGCCCCGGCGACGCGCTCACGACGCTCGCCGCCGCGACGTACAACATCACCGGCACCGCGGGCGCCGGCGTGGTCCTCGGCAACCCCGGTAACCCCGACCTCAAGCCGGAACGCGGCACGGAGTTCGAGACGGGTATCGATGCCGGCTTCTTCAACAACCGCGTGGGCATGGAGCTCACGTACTTCAACAAGAAGACCAAGGACCTGATCATCACGCGGCCCATTCCGCCGTCGCTCGGCTTCAACAGCAACCCGCTGGCGAACCTGGGCTCCGTGCTGAACAGCGGCGTCGAGCTCGGCCTGAACATCGCGGCGCTCAACATGCCGAACGCCAAGTGGGATGTCCGCTTCGGTGCCAACACGCTGCACAACGAACTCACGAGCCTGGGCGGCGTCGCGCCGTTCGCGCTCGGCGCCTCGGGCCGCACGCTCGTGGGCCAGCAGGTCGGTGTGTACGTGTCCAAGCAGATCCAGTCGATCGACGTGGCCAACAACAAGGTCATCGTGAACGACACGCTGACGCCGATGGGCAACCTGTTCCCGACGCTCGAGTGGAACCTCACGAACACGGTGACGCTGTTCAAGAACCTGCGCGTGGCGGCCCTGCTCGACTCGAAGCGGGACTATCTCGTGCAGAACTTCACGGCGTTCTTCCGTGAGACGCAGATCCCGGTGGCGCAGAACCGCATCGACGTGAACAAGCTCTCGGCCTACGAGCGCCTCCGTCGCTACGGCAACCTGACGGCCGGCCAGCCCGCCTTTGTGCAGAAGAACGGTGGCGCGGCGACGGTGAACGACGTGACCGACGCCTACCTGCAGCCGGGCGACTTCACGCGTCTGCGTGAAGTGTCGGCGACGTACACCCTGCCGAACTCGCTGCTCGGCTGGACGAACAAGCGCATCACCAACCTCTCGGTCACGGTGGCGCTGCAGAACGTCAAGCTGTGGACGAACTACGAAGGCTTCGACCCGGAAGTGAACTCGCAGACCGGCGCCTTCTCGCGCCAGGACTTCCTGACGCTGCCGAATCCGAAGACGACTGTCGTCCGTCTCAACCTCAACTTCTGACCGCGACCATGCCCATCAAGAATTTCCGTCGCGCCGTCACGCGCACGGCCGCGGGCACCGTCATGCTCCTCGGAGCATCGGCCTGCGGTGATCAGTTCCTCACCGTGACCAATCCGAACGTGATCGACGCGAGCACGGTCGATCCGGTCTCGAGCGGTGCCACGCTGGCGCTCTCGGCGATGCAGAACCTCGCGTTCGCGGAGGGACTGGCGGCCGCGTACGTCTCCTGGTTCACCGAGGAGACGAACGTCGGTGACACCTTCCCGACGCGTAACGAGTTCGGCTTCCGTCAGATCACCGACCTGAACGGCTCCCTCTCGACCGACGTGTGGGCACCGCTGTCGCTCGCGGCGGCGTCGTCCAAGCAGGTGCTGGATCTCGCGCTGCCGACGCCGGCCACGAACATCAACGTGGCCCGTGCCGCGTTCGCGCGTGGCTTCGCCGTGCTGCAGATCGCGAGCGACTTCTGCGAAGGCACGCTGTCGTCGGGCCCCAAGCTCACGACGTCGGCGCTCCTCGACACGGCCGCGTTCTGGTTCTCGCGGGCGATCGACGTGGGCACCGCGAACGCCAGCACCGAAGGCGTCTCGCTGGCCAACGCGTCGCGCGTGGGCCGCGCCCGTGCCCGTCTGCAGAAGGGTGACAAGGCGGGGGCGGCGGCCGATGCGGCCGCCGTGCCGGCCGGCTTCCAGTATGACCTGCGCTACACGGACGACGCGGCCAACCGCAATCGTCTGTCGAACCGTCAGTGGATCTTCTCGTTCGACCGGGCGAACCTCTCCGTGGCGCCGTTCTTCCGTGTGAACGACCCGCGCGTGACGTACCGCACCGGCGCGGCCGCCACGGCGGCTCCGCAGGACGGCAATCTTCCGGGTGGCTACTTCCAGCAGACCAAGTTCCCGGCCTACGGGTCGCCGATGCGGCTCGCCTCGAAGCTCGAGGCGGACTACATCGTCGCCGAAGCCACCGGCACCTCGGCGATGCTGGCGCTCATTCAGAGCCGTCGCGCCGCGCTGGGCCTCCCGGCCTACACCGGCGCCACGACCGATGCGGCCGTGCTGACGGAGTTCTTCAACCAGCGCGCCTTTGAGTTCTACCTCGAAGGCAAGCGCGTGGCGGACCTCCGCCGCGCGCCGGCGGCGATCTCGAACATCACGCCGGCTGGCGGCACGTACTTCAAGCCCGGCTACCAGGCCGTCGGCAACCAGACGTGCTACCCGCTTCCGCGCACGGAGACGGACAACAACCCGAACACGAAGCCGTAACGCTTCCGGGGTGGCAGGACACGGCGGGCGCGGGGAGTTTCCCCGCGCCCGCTCGTTTTTGTGGGGGGACGGCCGGCGATGACGGGGATTCGGTCAGTCCAGAGTGTCAGCCGTAGTTGACAGTAGGACCGGGCGGTCGCAAAATGGAGCAGCTGCCGGGACACCTCTGTGCCCGGCCCCGGAATGATGCGGGAACCTCTTGCCCTGACTGGCGTTCACTAGTCGGGGCATCCCTGACAGCAGGGGCTCCCGCGCGAACTGTCTACCTGCCCGATCCCGTTTCGATGACCTCACGGCGTCCCTCGCTCCAGGTGGCATGAGCGCGATAGCGACTGCGAAGGCGACTGCTGCCCAGCCGGGCATCGTGTCCGGGTCTCTGGATGACGCGGCGGAGTGCGCCCGTATCACCATGGCGCATGCCCGCACCTTTTCGCTGGCCAGCAAGCTGCTGCCCACCGAGAAGCGACGCGCCGCGTACGCGCTGTACGCCTTCTGCCGCGTGGCCGACGACCTGGTGGATCAGGCCGATCACAACAACCTGCGGGCGCTGCGCGTCCAGCTCGACGAGTACCGCGAGCAGTTGCAGGCGGCGCTCGATGGCCGCCCCAGCGGGCCGATCTTCCGCGAGATGGCGTGGGTGAGCCGCAGCTACGAGGTGGCGCCCGATCCCCTGTTCGAGCTGCTCGACGGCGTCGGCCGCGATCTCGAAGCGCACACCTACGAGACCTGGTGTGAGCTCGAGCAGTACTGCGAGGGGGTCGCCAGCTCCGTGGGGGAGATGTGCACCTACGTGTTCGGTGTGCCGGCGGGTCCCTCCATGCGCCAGCAGGCTATTCGCTACGCCCGCACGCTCGGCACCGCCATGCAGCTCACCAACATCCTGCGGGATGTGGGTGAAGATGCGCATCGCGGCCGCTGCTATCTCCCGGCCGAGGACATGGCACGATTCGGGCTCTGCCCGCAGGACGTGCTGACGCGTGGTCCCGAGCTGGTGCGCGAGCCCGGGTGGGCTCGCCTGATGGCGTTCGAAGTGAGCCGCGCCCGCGCGCTCTACGCGGCCGCCATGCCCGGCATTGCCCTGCTCGCCGCCGATGCGCAGCGCTGCGCGGCGGCCTGCGCCAACGGCTACGCCGGCATCCTCAGCGCAATAGAGGCGCAGGGGTACGATACGATTTCCACGCGGGCCCGGATCGGCCGCATGGCTCGGGTTGGGATTCTCTGGAACGCCTGGCGCTATCGTGCGCCGGAGCCTGATCTCTCCGCCCTCGGACACGGGCCCCGCATCGTGTGGGAGCCACAAAGCGCATGACGACACCCTCGTTCCAGCGCGACGCCAACGCCGAGACGTTCTTCAAGGTGGCGTCGCTGGCCCTCGTGGGCCACGCGTTCTTCTCGCTCTTCTCGGCCTTCGCCTTCGCGACGTTCCTGCTGCCGCCGTATCCGGATTGGCTGCAGAGCCCGCAGAACCAGAAGGTCATGGCGGTCGGCTTCGCCTACGGCGGCGCCACGACGGTCACGCTGGGGGCCATTGCCGGCCTTGGCTTCCTCGCGTGGGCCGTGGGCACCCGCAAGGCGCTGACGGTCTTCGCGATCGCCTTCGCGCTGGCGTTTACCTCCGAGTACCTCGGCACGGTGACCGACTACCCGTTCGGCGCCTACGAGTACACGAGCCAGCTGGGCTACAAGATCGCCGGCCGCGTGCCGTTCAACATCCCGACGTCGTGGTTCTACATGCTGGTGGCGTCGCTCGCGATCTGCGGGCGCTTCCTGCCGGGCAAGGACGACAACACGTCGCGCTGGTGGTGGGCGTTCGTCGGCGGCGTCGTCCTCACGCTGTGGGACGTGTCCATGGACCCGGCGATGGTGAAGACCAATCACTGGTTCTGGCAGATCGGCGATCTCTCGCATCTGCCGGCGTGGCGCCAGCTCATCGGCAAGCCGATCTTCTTCGGCATGCCGCTCACCAACTGGATGGGGTGGCTGCTCACGGGCATTCTGGTCGCCCGCGTGATGCTGGCGATCATCCCGCCGTCGGTGTGGGTGTCGGCGATCGCGCCGCATCGCCTCCCGATTGCGCTGTACGCGCTCAACGGCGTGCTCCCGATCGTGATCTGCGCCCGCTGGGACATGATCCCGGCCGCGATCCTGGGCACGATCGCCATGGCTCTGCCCCTCTGGCTTGCCCTGCGCAACGATCCGTTGCCGCTCACCAGTCTCGGGACTGCGCCCAAGCCGAACGTCGGCGAGGGCGCTCTCAGCACCCGATAAGCGACAGGGGCGGCATCCGAGATGCCGCCCTCTTCGTTTCTCGGGGAATCCCGGGCACCGTCCGCCGTGTTACGGCGTTAGATCCCCGTCTGCCACTGAACTCCCCGCATGGATCGCCTCGTCCCGATTTTCGATTCCGACGCGCTGCCGATCGGTATTCTGGTCCTCATCCTGGTTGAGGCCCTGGTGCTGATCATCTGGCAGCGTCGGAACCCCGAGTCGCCACTGGGCTCGCCCAACACGGCGCGCATCGTGTCGTTCCTCGGGGCCGGTGGCTCGCTGGTTGCGGCGATGATCTTCCATCGCCGGGAGGTGCCGTCGCCGGAAGGATTCGCCGTGGCGATGCTCTGTGCGATGGTGATTCACCTGTGGCATATCGCCGTGCTGCTGCGCCGCTGAGCGGCGGCGGCAGTCGGTCTTCATCAGTCCTTCAGCACTCCGATTCATGCGCATCGTCGTCATTGGCAGTGGCTTTGGCGGTCTGGCCGCAGCCATTCGTCTCCAGGCCCAGGGGCACGACGTCACCATCGTCGAGAAGCTCGACAAGGCTGGTGGTCGCGCCTACGTGTTCGAGCAGGATGGCTTCACCTTCGACGCCGGCCCGACGATCGTCACCGCGCGCTGGGTCTTCGACGAGCTCTTCGCGCTCACGCGCCGGAAGACCGAAGACTATGTGAACCTGGTCCCGGTCAATCCGTTCTACAACGTCCGGTTCGAAGACGGCTCCGTCTTCCACTACAACGGCGACAAGGACGAGCTCATTCGCCAGGTGCGGGAGTTCAATCCGGCCGACGTGGCGGGGTATGAGAAGTTCCGCGCGAAGTCGTGGAGCATCTTCAACATCGGCATGCCGCTCATCGACAAGCCGTTCCTGACGCTGGGCTCGATGATCAAGGCGCTGCCGGATCTGATCCGCACGCGCGCCGACCGCTCGCTGGCCACGCTCGCCGAGCAGCACATTCGCGACCCGCGCCTGCGTCAGGTGTTCTCGTTCCATCCGCTCTTCGTCGGCGGTAATCCGTACGCTACCTCGTCGGTCTATGCGCTCATCCACAAGCTCGAGCAGCAGTGGGGCGTGCTCTTCCCGATGGGCGGCATGGGCGCGCTGGTGCGCGGCCTCGTGCAGGCGTTCGAGGATCTTGGCGGCAAGATCCGCTACGAGTGCGAAGTCGAAGAGATTCTGGTGGACGACGCCAAGCGCGCCACCGGCGTGCGGCTCAAGGGCGGTGAGCAGCTGCGCGCCGACACGGTCGTCTGCAATGGCGATGTGGTCACGGCCTACCGCAACTGGCTCCCGAAGCACGCCGGCCGGCAGGGCACCGCGCGGCGCATGGAGAAGCTGCAGATGTCGATGTCGCTGTTCGTGCTCTACTTCGGCACGAGCAAGCAGTACCCCGATATCAAGCACCATGAGATCCTCATGGGCCCTCGCTACAAGGCGCTGCTCGAGGACATCTTCGAACGGAAGATCCTCGCCGAGGACTTCTCGCTGTACCTGCACCGCCCTACCGCCTCCGATCCGTCGCTGGCGCCGCCGGGCCATGACTGCTGGTACGTCCTCTCACCGGTGCCGCATCTCGGCAGTGGGACCGATTGGGAA
This genomic window contains:
- a CDS encoding NADH-quinone oxidoreductase subunit D, yielding MGRLPTWNANATTCTASSSAGTVISVPFSSTRASSGTPCARIIRSRRSSPSCRTVRRRAPLSASPIPRPPIPNPVSTTLTASREDTVIVNLGPSHPATHGTVQIIAELDAEKVLRTDVHCGYLHRGFEKECEDHTWHNLIPYVDRLNYCSALINNFAYCDAVEQLMGIEITPRTKYLRTLLAEYSRLADHLTCVAAQLMELGAMTAFLYLVTVRDSMYEHLAAITGARVTYTFGRIGGLAFDVPAGWFERLTEILKDYEEYIERVHGLVDRNRIFIDRMRDVGVISTKDAIHWGFTGPILRSTGAARDLRKDMPYLAYGELDFDVPVGIKGDNYDRYYVRMREMDESVYMIRQLIDMVPDGPIMVDDRRCVFPEKQLVYTEIESLINHFKLVMEGPVVPAGDIYVAHEGANGELGFYCVSTGEGRPHKVHVRSPSFVHMGGVHTMLNGYQLADVVTTFGSVNMIGGECDR
- a CDS encoding RagB/SusD family nutrient uptake outer membrane protein; translation: MPIKNFRRAVTRTAAGTVMLLGASACGDQFLTVTNPNVIDASTVDPVSSGATLALSAMQNLAFAEGLAAAYVSWFTEETNVGDTFPTRNEFGFRQITDLNGSLSTDVWAPLSLAAASSKQVLDLALPTPATNINVARAAFARGFAVLQIASDFCEGTLSSGPKLTTSALLDTAAFWFSRAIDVGTANASTEGVSLANASRVGRARARLQKGDKAGAAADAAAVPAGFQYDLRYTDDAANRNRLSNRQWIFSFDRANLSVAPFFRVNDPRVTYRTGAAATAAPQDGNLPGGYFQQTKFPAYGSPMRLASKLEADYIVAEATGTSAMLALIQSRRAALGLPAYTGATTDAAVLTEFFNQRAFEFYLEGKRVADLRRAPAAISNITPAGGTYFKPGYQAVGNQTCYPLPRTETDNNPNTKP
- a CDS encoding phytoene desaturase; the encoded protein is MRIVVIGSGFGGLAAAIRLQAQGHDVTIVEKLDKAGGRAYVFEQDGFTFDAGPTIVTARWVFDELFALTRRKTEDYVNLVPVNPFYNVRFEDGSVFHYNGDKDELIRQVREFNPADVAGYEKFRAKSWSIFNIGMPLIDKPFLTLGSMIKALPDLIRTRADRSLATLAEQHIRDPRLRQVFSFHPLFVGGNPYATSSVYALIHKLEQQWGVLFPMGGMGALVRGLVQAFEDLGGKIRYECEVEEILVDDAKRATGVRLKGGEQLRADTVVCNGDVVTAYRNWLPKHAGRQGTARRMEKLQMSMSLFVLYFGTSKQYPDIKHHEILMGPRYKALLEDIFERKILAEDFSLYLHRPTASDPSLAPPGHDCWYVLSPVPHLGSGTDWEAVGQRYRDRIMQYLEDRYLPGLQQHLVTERRIDPRYFEKTLNSYMGSAFGPQPVLTQSAWMRPHNRDQQIKNLYFCGAGTHPGAGLPGVVASGKIVAELIGGAPAKRNVTAPELAPV
- a CDS encoding SusC/RagA family TonB-linked outer membrane protein, translating into MRRLRAAGLALPVLAFPVVAQAQTGTITGKVTDAASKAPIADARIQITGTAFGTQTNAEGDYRLTAVRAGMVQISVLRLGYKSTRDSIRVADGQSVTLNIKLEQSAINLSEVVVTGTAGNQERKAQSALVASVKAADIIKDAPITNVASMLQSRVPGVALSAQSGTKGVATSIRIRGASSINLSNQPLIFIDGVRLNEGFIGANQSGQSFDRFNDLNPEEIESIEVVKGPAAATLYGADASAGVIQIITKKGKAGSSTFTQNVRAEQSTSDKNFSPPSNYALCTAAAVAATSTNPLCRGKAVGDLVSDNPLERVNAFQQGEGRIVNWNGRGGGQNYGYNLSYGSDNTFGVLPNNRFNRYNIRTNANYIANSKLNFDAGLGLVQTQVDLPDNDNNIFGWLGGAMLGSPLTRNDSPTGQATNDGWFSRRHYNAIASKQNRLLTKRVTSSLTANYAPTTWFTNRFIGGMDYSGELTDFFQPKNDSLWWGGLNDGGNRAMASRGAERYTFDYSGNMKKNWAMDIESNLSFGLQVISSRNQVVSSTGTGFVTNANNSIGSAAINTGSSGFTEQRQYGYFGQLQLGSANRRFIQLGARVDRNSSFGSQSPSFFLPKIGGTWTISEEDFFQPLSRYVSQLRVRASWGTTGRSPGPGDALTTLAAATYNITGTAGAGVVLGNPGNPDLKPERGTEFETGIDAGFFNNRVGMELTYFNKKTKDLIITRPIPPSLGFNSNPLANLGSVLNSGVELGLNIAALNMPNAKWDVRFGANTLHNELTSLGGVAPFALGASGRTLVGQQVGVYVSKQIQSIDVANNKVIVNDTLTPMGNLFPTLEWNLTNTVTLFKNLRVAALLDSKRDYLVQNFTAFFRETQIPVAQNRIDVNKLSAYERLRRYGNLTAGQPAFVQKNGGAATVNDVTDAYLQPGDFTRLREVSATYTLPNSLLGWTNKRITNLSVTVALQNVKLWTNYEGFDPEVNSQTGAFSRQDFLTLPNPKTTVVRLNLNF
- a CDS encoding carotenoid biosynthesis protein, translated to MTTPSFQRDANAETFFKVASLALVGHAFFSLFSAFAFATFLLPPYPDWLQSPQNQKVMAVGFAYGGATTVTLGAIAGLGFLAWAVGTRKALTVFAIAFALAFTSEYLGTVTDYPFGAYEYTSQLGYKIAGRVPFNIPTSWFYMLVASLAICGRFLPGKDDNTSRWWWAFVGGVVLTLWDVSMDPAMVKTNHWFWQIGDLSHLPAWRQLIGKPIFFGMPLTNWMGWLLTGILVARVMLAIIPPSVWVSAIAPHRLPIALYALNGVLPIVICARWDMIPAAILGTIAMALPLWLALRNDPLPLTSLGTAPKPNVGEGALSTR
- the ndhC gene encoding NADH-quinone oxidoreductase subunit A, translated to MTPYVTFLLYLVAIVGFVGLALSLNAVLGPKPTATTTKLEPFECGATVVDVLNVKAVPIKYYAVAILFILFDLETMFLFIWTLGARPLSGFMMFTFFLFTALLVLCLLYVYKARILEAVTE
- a CDS encoding phytoene/squalene synthase family protein, which translates into the protein MSGSLDDAAECARITMAHARTFSLASKLLPTEKRRAAYALYAFCRVADDLVDQADHNNLRALRVQLDEYREQLQAALDGRPSGPIFREMAWVSRSYEVAPDPLFELLDGVGRDLEAHTYETWCELEQYCEGVASSVGEMCTYVFGVPAGPSMRQQAIRYARTLGTAMQLTNILRDVGEDAHRGRCYLPAEDMARFGLCPQDVLTRGPELVREPGWARLMAFEVSRARALYAAAMPGIALLAADAQRCAAACANGYAGILSAIEAQGYDTISTRARIGRMARVGILWNAWRYRAPEPDLSALGHGPRIVWEPQSA